In the genome of Dyadobacter fermentans DSM 18053, the window GGCCGAAATCCAGGAAATGTATGTGGAGCCCGAGCACCGCTCGCAGCACGTCGGTAAGGCATTGATGGACCATGTGGCTGCATTTGCCCAGGCGGAGGGCGCCATTCAAATGGAAGTGACCTCCCGCGCAACCCGGGAGCAGGCGCACCGTTTCTACCAGCGGGAGGGGTTTGAGAAATCGCACGTCAAGCTCGTGCGGTATTTCAAAATCCAATAAAAAAGCACCAGGCCAATGTCCCGGTGCTTTATGTATTACCCTAAACCTTCAACTATAACCTTCAATCTTGTCAGTATCTGCCTCTGTGGCGGTCGCGGGCCCAGCGGTCGCGGTCGCGGCTCATGCGGCGCGTGTCCGACATCAGCTCGTGCAGGTCGTTGCGTAGGATTCTCTCCTCGCGGTTCGACAGCCGGCCGCGGCGGGCGAAAAGCCGTTCTTTTTCCTGGATGCGCTCATAGCGGTTCATGAGCATGTTCGCTTCCCGTGAGGTAAGCGTGCCCCATTGCACACCGTTGGCGATATTTTGTCTTGCTTCTCTTTGTAGTCGGTTGATATCCGACATTCTTTCATGGCGGTAACCGTCGCGGTAGCCGTCACGATCGTAACGCGGACCATATTGGGCGGAAGCATTTGTGAATCCTAATGCGAGAACCACTGCGGCAAAAAGTATCTTTTTCATAACCCAAAAGTTTTAAAGTTTTGTGGGTTAGAGGGCCGACTGCCGCAGAAGTTTAAAGTGGGATTGTTAACGATTGTTAACCGGAAATGCAGTTTATTTAACCTTTTGAAAATCAGCCTGCGATAGCCACACGAATGGCTTCCTGGGCTTCATTTAAAATCTCTTCCGCCTTCCTTCCGGCCGGTTCGATACCCGGCAGCACAGTGAAACTGAGTTTGGAGAAAGATCTCAAAGGAAAAATTCCTTTCGGGTTGAATGCCCCCGTGCCGTTGATCGCCACCGGGACGATGAGCGCGTCCGGGGCGCGTTTGAGCAGCGTTGCCACGCCGCCGGGCTGGAAAGGTTTCATCTGGCCGCTTGCCGTGCGTGTACCTTCCGGGAAAATCATGGCGGAGGCTTTTTCGTCATGGATCAGCTTGCCCAGCCGCGCGATCTCGGTGATGGCCTGCTTCCCATCCTTGCGGTTGATCAGCGCCGCGCCGCTTTTGCGGAGGTTATAGGAAATGCTCGGAACGCCTTTTGCAAGTTCGATTTTGGAAACGAAGCGC includes:
- a CDS encoding lysophospholipid acyltransferase family protein, which gives rise to MKKILDYVLSTLYLIHFGITLIVFHVIQVIAFNVFGKKAHKVSVDWLNFFLTFGLYLTGASIKLKNLAQLPDDRPLIFVANHQSSYDISAIYWYMRKYSPRFVSKIELAKGVPSISYNLRKSGAALINRKDGKQAITEIARLGKLIHDEKASAMIFPEGTRTASGQMKPFQPGGVATLLKRAPDALIVPVAINGTGAFNPKGIFPLRSFSKLSFTVLPGIEPAGRKAEEILNEAQEAIRVAIAG